The Lolium rigidum isolate FL_2022 chromosome 2, APGP_CSIRO_Lrig_0.1, whole genome shotgun sequence genomic interval ACAATCAACAGGTATTTTAATCCTTGTGTTTCCTTCGATCCAAGCAGTATCTATAAGCCAAGAAAAAAAACCTGTGGACTCCAACTATGAAAATTCCTCAATAAGAAAATGGCTTACTCCTCCGCTTGAAATGTTCAATAACCATATGCTTCACATTCCAAGAAAGTAAGTAAACATATACAAATGTATACGGAATAGATATTGTATTATCTAATATTTGGTACAATGAAATAGTACAACTGAAGTGGAAAGGGAAGCTCGTAACTCATATGGTTTGTGCCATGCAGGGCAAAAGAAGATCTCGATTTGCCGGAGCTGTGCATCTAAAGTGGTTATGAATTCGATCGTCAATCCATTCACAGAATACCGCTAACTTCCCAGTTGTCATTGTCCTCATCGCGGCGGGTTCTCACAGCCTCTgagtctccctcgtcttctgggaACCTGCGGTCATCCATCATACGCCTGCAGAAATTTTGACATGCACGGTTAAGTTTTAGTAAAAGAGTGTTTACATGTCAATGAAGTTTGGTTATCACAGCAGAAAACATATGGGAATGGTAATGCACTGTCTGAAAGTTGAAGATTGCAGTAGAAACCAGTTACGCAGATAATTCAATCTGAAATTTCTTTCATGGTAGAGCCTGTTATTTCCTAACGATATCGGTACACAAGCCCAACCAAAATCTAATCATCCCATCTGCAAACCACCAACAAAATTGTGCTCCTACCACCACGGCAGGCAGCAGCTCATTCAATTTTGATACTAACATCTATCTGCAAATTTCGATCACTTCCCTAGGAGTTCAAGTTCGTGTTGGCATCACCACAAGCACTGTCTATCTGAAGTCTGAACCCTTCATTATAACAGCATGAAATTCTAAAACAAGCAATCAAATTCTGCACAATTCGCATCACATTTGTGTTCTGCTTCAACGTCAACAAATTGCCCAGGACATGAGACTAAGCATAGCTAAGAGCTAAAGCGTCAAGAAAAAGCTGCGAAGTTTACCTGCGGCGGTTGCGGCGGCCGGCCTCGCGGGCCTTGCGGATCTTGATGTCCTTGGCGTTCTCGTGCCTCCGGCGGCGCTTGATCTCCTGGAGCAGGCCGGCCTTCATCACCTCCCGCCTGAACCTACGGAAGATGGAGTCCTCACCCTCCCCCTCGTCCACCACGATCTGCACGTTGTAGCCCTTCGAGGCGTGCACGGCCGTAGGGGCACGGCGGGGAGCCATTTGGACCGCCGACGGCGCGGAGCTCTTCCCGGAGAACGGAGCAAGGGGAAACTGGAGCAGCGCGCTCAGCATGGAAGTAGCGGTaggggcggccatggcggtggCCTTCGATTAGTCGGCTCTAGTGGTTGCAGCGCTCTCTTGAGTTCCGGGGTTTGGATGAGGCTCGGGAAGGAAGGAGGGTGAGGCTTGGCTTATCCCCTTATTTATTCGTGAGTTCTGGAGGGAAGTGACAATTTTCTTTTTTCGGAAATATCTTTTCTAACTTTAACAATTCGAATAATGAAGTCATTTAACAACACAAGTAACATGATTGCCATTAAAAAAAAGTACTATCTCTTTGTTGGATAATTCTTGCCTGAATCTTATCCGCTTCCTCAGTATGGGAAGACCTAAGGTGATAGACTACTGATGCGCAATCGTCAAGACCCCCACCTCTTCTCCTAGAGGTCTGCAGCCATCATGCTTATCACCTAAAAGATTTGGAAAGAGAGAAACCAGCGTGTTTTCAGCAACAACTCCTCCTTGCCATCTGTTATTATGCAAAAGATCAGGAAGGAAGGAAAGGATTGGGTCCTTGCCGGTACCAAGAAATCTGGCAGAGCTTGTAGGATGACCTCTTTTAGGTTCCTTTCAGCGCGGGTTCCTTACCCcatccttttcttttttgttttattgGCTCTTGCCATCCCCATGTttgcttctcctatatcaataaaaggcaaaagttttttgcccgtttcaaaaaaatagACAAATGGAAAATCATTTCGGAGAGAAGCGTCAACTTTTCTTCTTTGGAATTTTTTTCTAAGTTTAAGAAGCAAAATCATGAATTACTTCAGCAAAAGAATAAACTGGTTGGCATTCAAAAAAAGGAACAAAAGAATAATTGCTTCTAGATTGATCACTTCAGTAATTTGCTGGGAAGGAGGACGCAAAGGTGGAGTTACACCAGCTCGTAAAGCTGTTGGAGCAAGTTGTTGTTGAAGTCTTCACGGTGAGAAGGAGGTGGGCATTATGGATTCCAAAGCTGGATGTGCTTTGGGTGCTGGCCATCCACATAGCTTAGGAAGAATGAAAAGGCTTTGCACTAGGTGCGTAGATAGTGGTTGAGAGGGAAGATAGATCAGGTGATTTTGCGACAAAGGAATGTAGTGCTTGTGTTTTTCCGGTTGTTTCCTTCTTTCCCTTTTCTTTTCACTGGTTGTGCCTTCATTTGTTAGGATTTATATTCTAGCATTAAAATATATCAGATGATGGTGGTTTGTGGCGTTGTGGTGAAAAACATTGTAATCTGATTTCGATCAATGGAAATCGGGTTTGccctttttttcaaaaaaaaaacaatatacTCCCTTTATTTTTAGATGCTTCTTCAATATAAATGGACATATGTAACTATAATCATTATTTCCTATTTCCTATAAAACTCGATCAATCACAGTCTTCTTTTTCATGTAGCTTACTCTTACTAGCAAGTAGCGGCCACACATTATATTTGTGGCACGTAAAACTTTGAGTATATGTTGGCACTCAAAACAACAACATAATTAAGCTTTAGTCTATGGTTGTTGAGTTGTTGCACAATTACATACAAAATTATAAAGACCGAGTTAACTAACAAAAATGGGTGGAACAAACGGGATTACGATTTTCCGCGCTGCAAGAGCACACTACTTCTAGCGAGGTTGTGGGCTTCCTTGTTTGAGCTCCTTCGTTCATGAACAAGACCATCTTCTCGGAATTGCTACCAGACTCCTTAATCTCTTAGAAAAATGTGTGCATAAATGCTCCTAGTTCCTTGCTCCAAACTCGGGATGCCATTCGTCACTCTCACCCTTCGAGTATTGATATCCAACACAAGAGAAACCGCCTCACGACATGCCAGTGCTTCTAGGATTCCGGCGTCCGTGTTCCCTGGGAACACAACCACCGATGCTCCCCTGAATTCTCCGTCAACATCACAGGCACTGCCGCGAATGCACCCCAGCCAATGTTCTTCCCTACCGCCGCACTTCAGCATGCCCTGTGGAGGTGGGATCCATGTTGGAGGTTTAGTATATATGCATATCCGCCACCAGTAGTCTTCTACCTTGCTCTGCGTCATGTACTAGGTCCACCAATAAAATTTCCACGAACAAGTGTCGTGCATGCCAAATTGCTCATAGAGTGGCAAACTCCCTAACCTGGCCGGCTGGCCCTCACGGCAGAGCACTTTTAGAAAATATATGTGGGGATTTAAAGTTTAGTGGGAACAGTCCTAtctttgcctattcgacggtacttcgaaggagggatcctcacgagggggagaataagtaggggccatcgggcggagagtcctcgggacggtggtatgtgatttacccagctttggaacacatgcacgatgacagggcctactgctgcttgtctggaattatctgggcgctttcgcgttgttataatgagttgtggttgtgcctctagggctccaagGATCTAGCTTATAAAAGCGCTCGGATGTAGGTTTTACACGGAGAattctagccggaatacaagatgcctaactatggAATatcacattgccgtgcacgtcaaggatccacctttccttatgcgctgtattggatccggatacttcgtgGGCCTTCACAGATCCGACTATCTTCATAGGATGGTTAAGATTCGGCTCCTGTTACCTGGGCTGTACtttatccatcttgatctacagcaactgggccgcccgatgggacatacgccaccatcaccgtctatgggccacccgagcTTGCCGTATCTAGATCACACTGTTGATACACCCATAAAATATACCCACAACAAGTCTCTAGAAAAGGTTTGAAGAAGTTGACCACAAGTGATTTGTCCTTCCTACATATGATCTTTTTTTTAGCAAGTCCTACATATGCTCTTGCTCACACCATTGTATTGTAGGCCGTGGGAGGCCTAGAGGACCAACAAACATAATGGGCCGTCCAGTTTAACGCCTGATGGCCTTAACTTTGATGACAGAATCCGGCACGGCTAGCTGATTTATTCCCACGGGCATACCGACTCGTGATTCGTGATCCATAAATATTGCGCCCAATCGCTGTTGGCGAAATCGACACGATGGCCGCCGACCGTCTCTCTGAACTCCCCGACGATCTGCTCGAGCACATCATAACCTTCGCACCCGCGCGCGAGGCCGCCGCCAGCGCCATCCTCTCGCGCCGATGGCGTCCTCTCTGGCGCCGGACGAGCGCAGTCAACCTGGATATCACGCCTTACTTGCCCGCCAAGGGTCAAGACATCTCCCTCAGGCCTTCGCCGCTGGACGCCTTCTTCCGCGACGCCGCTGCAGCGCTCGCCGCCTTCCCGCCACGCACAGCCCTCAAGAGGCTCACGCTCTACCTGGTGATAGACGACGACGGCGGCCCGTATTACGGGGCGGACGACTTCGAACCGCATGACGATAGCAGGGTCGCCGGCCTCCTCGCTGCTCACCCCGCCACGGCAGAGCTGGAACATCTCCTGATCCGTTGCGCGTACGACAGTCAGAAGTACGGCCTGCCGCTGGCCTCCATGCCGTTCGCCGCCACGCTCCGGGTGCTGGAGCTCCAACTCTGCAATTTCCAACCACCGTCAGCGCCATGCCTGGCTTTCCCTTGCCTGAAGGATCTACGGCTCCGGAACTGCCTTTTCATGGAAGGGTATCTCCAGGGCATGGTCGACGCCGCGCCGGTGCTCACCAGCTTGTTGCTCGTAAACGCCTCACAGAAGCCGCTGGCTCCCCCGGATTCAGCCGACGACACCCCAACCTACCGCACGTTGCCCCTCCGCCTCCGCTGCCTCACATGCACCGTCCTCAACCTCGAGACGTTTGTCGAGGACCAGGAGCTAGAGGCCTTCGGCCACATTGGCATCCAGCTCGACATGCCGAGCCTACGCTCCTTCCGCTATGAGGggcaccccgtcaagctctcactGATCTCGCCGGCGCCTGGTCTGGCACGTGTCGACCTCGACGCCACTTACCATGGAGGCCTCTCACAGTCACGGCGCTGCGAGCCCATGCCACGTATGCTCACAAGCTTCTCCACCACCAGGGCCTTGAAGCTCAACGTCACCACCATGGAGGACATCCTCGACGGCGAGAAGGAACACGGCGGGATCATCCTGCCCACCTTCCCGAACCTCAAGCTCCTCCATCTAGACGTATTCCACGAGCACGAGAGCGGCATCACGGCGCTGGCAATGGCGAGGCTGCTCCGCTCATGCCCAGCGATGTCCGAGCTCCGGGTCATGATGTGGTGGAACTACGATCATGAGATCCAGCGCGAGAACAAGGATCCGGCCACAACTCCCTTCGCCCAATCCATGGACCGATTCGAGAAGCTCGCCTCCAAGCCTTCATCGCGGTGCAGCATCAGCAAGGTCTCGGAGCTCCCTGCAGCCTTGACGGACAACTGCGCATTGTTCAGTTGTCTGCAGACAAGCCTGCGGAAGGTGACCCTGCTGTTCAATGCTAAGGA includes:
- the LOC124691881 gene encoding 30S ribosomal protein S21, chloroplastic-like — its product is MAAPTATSMLSALLQFPLAPFSGKSSAPSAVQMAPRRAPTAVHASKGYNVQIVVDEGEGEDSIFRRFRREVMKAGLLQEIKRRRRHENAKDIKIRKAREAGRRNRRRRMMDDRRFPEDEGDSEAVRTRRDEDNDNWEVSGIL